From one Lactiplantibacillus paraplantarum genomic stretch:
- a CDS encoding bacteriocin immunity protein: protein MFKHAGKHQVDEQALLSQLYDFVLEVSITDRERKIGLMAKADLERNRYSIAVLNKLVVSFQMEALRNKGLSPAASKFYDQMYPILIAAKPIGTNLGYIGMHSTYLD from the coding sequence AACAGGCGTTATTGAGTCAATTATATGATTTTGTCCTCGAGGTCAGTATTACTGACCGGGAGCGTAAGATTGGTTTGATGGCTAAGGCCGACTTGGAGCGCAATCGGTATTCAATTGCCGTACTGAATAAATTAGTAGTCAGTTTTCAGATGGAGGCACTGCGCAACAAGGGTCTGTCACCGGCTGCTTCAAAGTTTTACGATCAAATGTATCCAATCCTGATTGCTGCGAAACCGATTGGCACTAATCTAGGTTATATTGGCATGCATAGCACCTATTTGGATTGA